The Agrobacterium vitis region TGGGTACCAGGCTCACCGATGGACTGGGCTGCGATAACACCCACTGCTTCACCCATGTTCACAGGTGTACCCCGGGCAAGGTCACGACCGTAGCAGATCGAGCAGACACCGGTCTGAACTTCGCAGGTCAGAGCCGAACGAATCCGGATCGACTGAATGCCAGCCTTTTCGATTTCGATGACATCGGCTTCAAGGATCATCCGGCCTGCATCAACGATGCGCTCACCCGTGACCGGATGATCGATGTCGTCGAGAGCCGTACGACCGAGAACCCGTACACCAATCGAAGCCACAACCTGACCGGCGTCAACAATCGCCGTCATGGTCAGGCCCTTGTCGGTACCGCAATCGACCAGATTGACGATGCAATCCTGCGCAACGTCAACCAGACGACGGGTCAGGTAACCGGAGTTCGCGGTCTTCAAGGCCGTGTCTGCCAGACCCTTACGGGCACCGTGGGTCGAGTTGAAGTACTCGTTAACGGTCAGACCTTCCTTAAAGTTCGAAATGATCGGCGTTTCAATGATTTCGCCCGATGGCTTGGCCATAAGACCACGCATACCACCCAGCTGACGCATCTGGTTCGGAGAACCACGCGCACCGGAGTGAGACATCATGTAAATCGCGTTCATCGGCTTTTGACGGCCAGTTTCCGGATCGAACTCAACAGCCTTAATACGGGCCATCATGTCTTCCGCAACCTTGTCAGTCGCCTTGCCCCAAGCGTCAACGACCTTGTTATACTTCTCACCCTGGGTGATCAGACCGTCGTTATACTGCTGTTCGTATTCCTTCACCAAGGATTCGGTGTCGCCGACGATCTTTACCTTGGAGTCCGGAATGACCATGTCATCCTTACCGAAGGAAATACCTGCCTTACATGCATGGCGGAAACCAAGCTGCATGATCCGGTCGCAGAAAATCACCGTGTCCTTCTGGCCGCAATGACGGTAGACCGTGTCGATCATCTTGGAGATGTTCTTCTTGGTCATTTCCTGGTTGCAGATGTCGAAGGGAACATTGACATTCTTCGGCAACAGTTCGCCGATCAGCATACGGCCAGGAGTGGTTTCGAAAATCTTCGAAACAGGCTTGCCTTCAGCATCCACGGTCTTGAACCGGCCACGGATCTTCGAATGCAGCGTCACGACCTTGTTTTCAAGCGCGTGATGCAGTTCGCCGATGTCCGAGAACACCATGCCTTCACCAGGCTCGTTCTGGTTCATGATCGACAGATAGTACAGTCCGAGAACCATGTCCTGTGACGGAACGATGATTGGTGCGCCGTTTGCCGGATGCAGGATGTTGTTGGTCGACATCATCAGCACGCGGGCTTCAAGCTGGGCTTCAAGCGACAGCGGCACGTGCACAGCCATCTGGTCGCCGTCAAAGTCGGCGTTGAAGGCGGTGCAGACCAGCGGATGCAGCTGGATAGCCTTGCCTTCGACCAGGATAGGCTCAAACGCCTGAATGCCAAGGCGGTGAAGCGTCGGAGCGCGGTTCAGAAGAACCGGATGCTCGCGGATAACCTCGTCCAGGATATCCCAGACTTCCGGCTTTTCCTTTTCAACCAGCTTCTTGGCCTGCTTGACGGTCGAGGAATATCCCTTGGCGTCGAGACGGGCATAGATGAACGGCTTGAAAAGCTCGAGCGCCATCTTCTTCGGCAGACCGCACTGGTGCAGCTTCAGTTCCGGGCCAGTCACGATAACCGAACGACCGGAATAGTCGACGCGCTTGCCGAGCAGGTTTTGACGGAAACGGCCCTGCTTGCCCTTGAGCATGTCGGACAGCGACTTCAGCGGACGCTTGTTGGCACCGGTGATGACGCGGCCACGGCGACCGTTGTCGAACAGCGCATCGACAGATTCCTGCAACATGCGCTTTTCGTTACGGATGATGATGCCCGGCGCGCGCAGCTCGATCAACCGCTTCAAACGGTTGTTACGGTTGATCACGCGGCGGTACAGATCGTTCAGGTCGGAGGTCGCAAAGCGGCCACCATCCAGCGGCACCAGCGGACGCAGGTCCGGCGGGATCACGGGAACAACCTTCATGATCATCCATTCAGGACGATTGCCGGATTCCATGAAGTTCTCAACGATCTTCAGGCGCTTCATCAGCTTCTTCTGCTTCAGGTCCGACGTGGTGTCGGCAAGATCCTGACGCAATTCGCCAGCGATGCGCTCGAGATTCATCGAGGCCAGCATTTCAAAGATGGCTTCCGCGCCGATCATGGCGGTGAACTGGTCTTCACCATATTCATCAACCGCCATCATGTATTCTTCTTCGGACAGAAGCTGGTTCTGCTTCAGGGCGGTGAGGCCCGGCTCCGTGACAATGTAGTTTTCGAAGTAGAGAACGCGCTCTACATCCTTCAACGTCATGTCGAGCAGGGTAGAAATGCGCGACGGCAGCGACTTCAGGAACCAGATATGGGCAACGGGAGCGGCCAGCTCGATATGGCCCATGCGCTCACGGCGAACACGCGACAGCGTCACTTCGACGCCGCACTTTTCGCAGATGATGCCCTTGTACTTCATGCGCTTGTACTTGCCGCACAGGCATTCGTAATCTTTGATCGGGCCAAAGATACGGGCGCAGAACAGACCGTCGCGCTCCGGCTTGAAAGTGCGGTAGTTGATGGTTTCAGGCTTTTTGATTTCGCCATACGACCAGGACAGGATCTTCTCCGGCGAGGCAATCGAAATCCGGATGGAATCGAAATGCTGCGCAGGGACCTGCGGGTTGAAAAGGTTCATGACCTCTTGGTTCATGCCTATCTCCTTGTGGGGCCTGAGGCCCTCAGCTTGGCGACGAATGTGGCCCTTCCCGGGAAGCCACACCGCGCCTTAAAACGACAATAACCGCTGAATGCGGCAAAAGTCCCCGCGCCGGTTGAAGTTTACAACTGGCAGAGGACGGCGCGCGCATCGAAACGCGCGCGCCCCACTGTCACTGTTATTCCGCAGCGTCCGGCAATGGGTTGACGGTATCGGTCGTTTCGAGCTTGGAATTCTCCAGCTCGACCGACAGACCAAGCGACCGCATTTCCTTGACGAGAACGTTGAAGCTTTCCGGAATACCGGCTTCGAACGTATCGTCGCCACGCACGATCGCCTCGTAGACCTTGGTACGACCGGCCACGTCGTCCGACTTCACCGTCAGCATTTCCTGCAGGGTATAGGCGGCGCCGTAAGCTTCCAGAGCCCAGACTTCCATTTCCCCGAAGCGCTGACCGCCGAACTGGGCCTTGCCGCCCAAAGGCTGCTGGGTGACGAGCGAGTAAGGGCCGATGGAGCGTGCATGGATCTTGTCGTCAACCAAGTGGTTGAGCTTGATCATGTACATGTAACCAACGGTGACCTTACGGTCGAAGGTTTCACCCGTACGTCCGTCATAGAGAACCGACTGGCCAGACGTGTGCAGACCGGCGCGGGTCAACATTTCCGAAACGTCGCTTTCATGCGCACCGTCGAAAACCGGCGTTGCGATGGAAAGTCCGCTCTTTGCCTGATCGGCCAACCGCAGAAGCGATTCGTCATCGAATCTGGCCACTTCGTCATGCGACTCGCTGGCGTAGAGATCGACCAGTTCGGTCCTGAGCTCGGTAATGTCGAGATGCTTCTGGTAATCCTCAAGCATCTGCCCGATCTTGCGACCCATGCCGGCGCAAGCCCAGGCAAGGTGGGTTTCAAGAATCTGGCCGACATTCATACGCGATGGCACGCCCAGCGGGTTCAGAACGATATCGACATGCGTACCGTCTTCCAGGAACGGCATGTCTTCGACCGGAACGATCCGCGACACGACACCCTTGTTACCGTGACGGCCAGCCATCTTGTCGCCTGGCTGGATCTTGCGCTTCACAGCGACAAAGACCTTGACCATCTTCATGACGCCCGGAGGCATTTCATCGCCGCGCTGGACCTTTTCGACCTTGTCCATGAAGCGCTGTTCAAGGCGCGACTTGGATTCGTCGTACTGGCCGCGAAGCGCTTCCAGCTCGCTTTGGACCTTCTCGTCTTCGACGGCAAACATCCACCATTGCGAACGCGGATATTCAGAAATGACGGCGTTGTTCAGCTCGACGCCCTTCTTGAAGCCCTTCGGACCGGCAATAGAAACCTGACCGCGCAGCGTGTCGAGCAAACGACCATAGACGTTGCGGTCCAGAATTGCCTGCTCATCGTCACGGTCCTTGGCGAGACGTTCGATTTCTTCGCGCTCGATGGCCATGGCGCGCTCGTCCTTTTCAACGCCGTGGCGGTTGAAAACACGAACTTCGACAATGGTCCCGAACGTGCCCGGAGGCATGCGCATCGAGGTATCGCGGACGTCAGAAGCCTTTTCACCGAAGATGGCGCGCAGAAGCTTTTCTTCCGGCGTCATCGGGCTTTCGCCCTTCGGAGTGATCTTGCCGACCAGGATATCGCCCGGCTGCACTTCCGCACCGATGTAGACGATACCGGCTTCATCGAGGTTACGCAGCGCTTCTTCCGAAACGTTCGGAATATCGCGGGTGATTTCTTCGGGTCCAAGCTTGGTGTCACGGGCCATGACTTCAAATTCCTCGATATGGATCGAGGTGAAGACGTCTTCCGAAACGATACGCTCCGACATGAGGATCGAGTCCTCATAGTTATAGCCGTTCCAGGGCATGAACGCGACAAGCGCGTTGCGGCCAAGCGCCAGGTCGCCGAGGTCGGTCGACGGACCGTCCGCGATGATATCGCCCTTGTTCAGAATATCGCCGACGGCGACCAGCGGGCGCTGGTTGACGCAGGTGTTCTGGTTGGAACGCTGGAACTTCTGCAGACGGTAGATATCAACACCGGACTTGCCGGCATCGAGATCTTCCGTGGCACGGATAACGATACGGGTCGCATCCACCTGGTCGACCACGCCGCCACGGCGAGCGCCGATCGCCGCACCGGAGTCACGCGCCACGATCGGCTCCATGCCGGTCCCAACGAACGGAGCTTCGGCTCGCAGCAACGGAACAGCCTGACGCTGCATGTTGGAGCCCATCAGCGCGCGGTTGGCGTCGTCGTTTTCCAGGAACGGAATAAGAGCGGCGGCAACGGACACGAGCTGCTTCGGCGAAACGTCCATCAGGTTGATGGTGTCGCGCGGCGACAGCATCACTTCCCCAGCGTGACGGCAAACGACGAATTCTTCGACGAATTGGCCTTCCGCGTTCAGCTCGGCATTGGCCTGCGCGACGTAATACTTGGCCTCTTCCATGGCGGAGAGGTAGATTACGTCCTTGGTCACAACACCGTCGATGATCTTACGATACGGGCTTTCGATGAAGCCGTATTTGTTGACCCGTGCGAAGGTGGCAAGCGAGTTGATCAGACCGATATTCGGGCCTTCAGGCGTCTCAATCGGGCAGATACGGCCGTAATGGGTGGGATGCACGTCGCGCACTTCAAAGCCGGCGCGCTCGCGGGTCAGACCACCCGGTCCAAGAGCCGAAAGACGGCGCTTGTGGGTGATTTCCGACAGCGGATTGACCTGGTCCATGAACTGGCTGAGCTGGGACGAACCGAAGAATTCGCGCACAGCAGCAGCAGCAGGCTTGGCATTGATCAGATCCTGCGGCATGACCGTGTCGATTTCGATCGACGACATGCGTTCCTTGATGGCGCGCTCCATGCGCAGCAGACCCAGACGATACTGGTTCTCCATCAATTCACCGACGGAACGAACACGGCGGTTGCCGAGGTTGTCGATGTCGTCGATTTCGCCCTTGCCGTCGCGCAGTTCGACCAGCATCTTGACCACGGCCAGGATGTCTTCCTTGCGCAGAACGCGCACGGTGTCGGCTACATCGAGGTCGAGGCGCATGTTCATCTTGACGCGGCCAACGGCCGACAGATCATAGCGCTCGCTGTCGAAGAACAGCGAGTTGAACATGGCTTCAGCCGAATCCATGGTTGGCGGTTCACCCGGACGCATGACGCGGTAGATATCGAACAGCGCGTCCTGACGGTTTTCGTTTTTATCGGCAGCCAGCGTGTTGCGGATATAGGCGCCGACATTGATATGGTCGATGCCCAGAACCGGGATTTCTTCGAAGCCTGCGTCCAGAATGATCGGCAGGGTCTTTTCGTCGATTTCGTCACCAGCTTCGAGATAGATCTCGCCGGTTGCGAAATTGACGATGTCTTCGGCCAGATAATTACCGTAGAGGTCTTCGTCGGTCGCCTTAAGGGCCTTCAGACCCTTGTCCTGCAACTGGCGCAGAAGACGCGGGGTGAGCTTCTTGCCGGCTTCGACAACGACTTCGCCGCTATCGGCGTCGACCATGTCGACGAGCGTCTTGGAGCCCTTCAGCGTTTCCGCCTGGAACGGCACGCGCCAGCCCTTGCCATCGCGCTTGTAGTCGGACTTCGAATAGAAGGTCGACAGGATCTCTTCGCCGTCCATGCCAAGCGCCATCAGCAGCGAGGTCACGGGGATCTTGCGGCGGCGGTCGATACGGGCGTGGACGATGTCCTTCGCGTCGAATTCGATATCGAGCCAGGAACCGCGATAAGGAATGACGCGGGCTGCAAACAGCAGCTTGCCCGAGGAATGGCTCTTGCCCTTGTCGTGGTCGAAGAACACGCCCGGCGAACGATGCATCTGCGAGACGATAACGCGCTCGGTGCCGTTGACGATAAACGTGCCGTTATTGGTCATCAGGGGCATGTCGCCCATGTAGACCGACTGTTCCTTGATGTCCTTGATCGAGCGGGCGCCCGTATCTTCATCAATATCGAACACGATCAGGCGCAACGTAACCTTCAGCGGTGCTGCATAGGTCAGATCGCGCTGGCGGCATTCATCAACATCGAACTTCGGCGGCTCGAATTCGTAGGACACGAATTCCAGCATCGAGGCACCGGAAAAATCGGTGATCGGGAAGACGGACTTGAAAACGGTTTGAAGTCCCTCGTCGGGACGACCGCCTTCAGGCTCGTCAACCATGAGGAACTGATCGTAAGATGCCTTCTGAACCTCGATGAGGTTCGGCATTTCTGCGACTTCTGGAATTTTTCCGAAAAACTTGCGTACGCGCCTGCGACCGTTAAAGGAAAGGGTCTGAGCCATCGTCGCTCCTTGTCAGTTTGCACCCGGGCCTGCAACAGACGAACACCGCTGGCCAGGCGGCTCCGTCAATCATGGATTATCAATCTCGTTCCAGTTCAGACGGAAAGGCCGGTTTGCCTTGAACGCCTGATCGGAACCATCCTCTTGAGAACCCATTACCCAAAAGCCGTTTTACCGGCTTTTGGGTAATAATTTCCGTCAGGAGAACGGCTCCGGAGAGAGTTTGCACCCTCGCCGGAGCCGAAAGTTTGAATTACTTGACGTCAACCTTGGCGCCAGCGTCTTCAAGCTTCTTCTTCAGGTCTGCAGCTTCAGCCTTGGAAACGGCTTCCTTGACAGCCTTAGGAGCGCCTTCAACGAGGTCCTTGGCT contains the following coding sequences:
- the rpoC gene encoding DNA-directed RNA polymerase subunit beta'; translation: MNQEVMNLFNPQVPAQHFDSIRISIASPEKILSWSYGEIKKPETINYRTFKPERDGLFCARIFGPIKDYECLCGKYKRMKYKGIICEKCGVEVTLSRVRRERMGHIELAAPVAHIWFLKSLPSRISTLLDMTLKDVERVLYFENYIVTEPGLTALKQNQLLSEEEYMMAVDEYGEDQFTAMIGAEAIFEMLASMNLERIAGELRQDLADTTSDLKQKKLMKRLKIVENFMESGNRPEWMIMKVVPVIPPDLRPLVPLDGGRFATSDLNDLYRRVINRNNRLKRLIELRAPGIIIRNEKRMLQESVDALFDNGRRGRVITGANKRPLKSLSDMLKGKQGRFRQNLLGKRVDYSGRSVIVTGPELKLHQCGLPKKMALELFKPFIYARLDAKGYSSTVKQAKKLVEKEKPEVWDILDEVIREHPVLLNRAPTLHRLGIQAFEPILVEGKAIQLHPLVCTAFNADFDGDQMAVHVPLSLEAQLEARVLMMSTNNILHPANGAPIIVPSQDMVLGLYYLSIMNQNEPGEGMVFSDIGELHHALENKVVTLHSKIRGRFKTVDAEGKPVSKIFETTPGRMLIGELLPKNVNVPFDICNQEMTKKNISKMIDTVYRHCGQKDTVIFCDRIMQLGFRHACKAGISFGKDDMVIPDSKVKIVGDTESLVKEYEQQYNDGLITQGEKYNKVVDAWGKATDKVAEDMMARIKAVEFDPETGRQKPMNAIYMMSHSGARGSPNQMRQLGGMRGLMAKPSGEIIETPIISNFKEGLTVNEYFNSTHGARKGLADTALKTANSGYLTRRLVDVAQDCIVNLVDCGTDKGLTMTAIVDAGQVVASIGVRVLGRTALDDIDHPVTGERIVDAGRMILEADVIEIEKAGIQSIRIRSALTCEVQTGVCSICYGRDLARGTPVNMGEAVGVIAAQSIGEPGTQLTMRTFHLGGTANVVDQSFLEASYEGTILIKNRNMLRNSDGIYVAMGRSIALTILDERGVERSSQRVAYGSKLFVDDGDKVKRGQRLAEWDPYTRPMMTEVEGIVHFEDLVDGISVLEATDESTGITKRQVIDWRSTPRGADLKPAIVIKDTQGNVLKVPRGGEARFQLSVDAILSVEPGQRVSQGDVLARSPMESAKTKDITGGLPRVAELFEARRPKDHAIIAEIDGTIRLGRDYKNKRRVIIEPAEDGVEPVEYLIPKGKPFHLQEGDYIEKGDYILDGNPAPHDILAIKGVEALASYLVNEIQEVYRLQGVVINDKHIEVIVRQMLQKVEITDSGDSQYIVGDNVDRIELDEANERLVEEGKKPAFGDPVLLGITKASLQTPSFISAASFQETTKVLTEAAIAGKTDTLQGLKENVIVGRLIPAGTGGTMTQIRRIATSRDDLILEERRKGTGADLATPMLRDMAGEGAPAAE
- the rpoB gene encoding DNA-directed RNA polymerase subunit beta gives rise to the protein MAQTLSFNGRRRVRKFFGKIPEVAEMPNLIEVQKASYDQFLMVDEPEGGRPDEGLQTVFKSVFPITDFSGASMLEFVSYEFEPPKFDVDECRQRDLTYAAPLKVTLRLIVFDIDEDTGARSIKDIKEQSVYMGDMPLMTNNGTFIVNGTERVIVSQMHRSPGVFFDHDKGKSHSSGKLLFAARVIPYRGSWLDIEFDAKDIVHARIDRRRKIPVTSLLMALGMDGEEILSTFYSKSDYKRDGKGWRVPFQAETLKGSKTLVDMVDADSGEVVVEAGKKLTPRLLRQLQDKGLKALKATDEDLYGNYLAEDIVNFATGEIYLEAGDEIDEKTLPIILDAGFEEIPVLGIDHINVGAYIRNTLAADKNENRQDALFDIYRVMRPGEPPTMDSAEAMFNSLFFDSERYDLSAVGRVKMNMRLDLDVADTVRVLRKEDILAVVKMLVELRDGKGEIDDIDNLGNRRVRSVGELMENQYRLGLLRMERAIKERMSSIEIDTVMPQDLINAKPAAAAVREFFGSSQLSQFMDQVNPLSEITHKRRLSALGPGGLTRERAGFEVRDVHPTHYGRICPIETPEGPNIGLINSLATFARVNKYGFIESPYRKIIDGVVTKDVIYLSAMEEAKYYVAQANAELNAEGQFVEEFVVCRHAGEVMLSPRDTINLMDVSPKQLVSVAAALIPFLENDDANRALMGSNMQRQAVPLLRAEAPFVGTGMEPIVARDSGAAIGARRGGVVDQVDATRIVIRATEDLDAGKSGVDIYRLQKFQRSNQNTCVNQRPLVAVGDILNKGDIIADGPSTDLGDLALGRNALVAFMPWNGYNYEDSILMSERIVSEDVFTSIHIEEFEVMARDTKLGPEEITRDIPNVSEEALRNLDEAGIVYIGAEVQPGDILVGKITPKGESPMTPEEKLLRAIFGEKASDVRDTSMRMPPGTFGTIVEVRVFNRHGVEKDERAMAIEREEIERLAKDRDDEQAILDRNVYGRLLDTLRGQVSIAGPKGFKKGVELNNAVISEYPRSQWWMFAVEDEKVQSELEALRGQYDESKSRLEQRFMDKVEKVQRGDEMPPGVMKMVKVFVAVKRKIQPGDKMAGRHGNKGVVSRIVPVEDMPFLEDGTHVDIVLNPLGVPSRMNVGQILETHLAWACAGMGRKIGQMLEDYQKHLDITELRTELVDLYASESHDEVARFDDESLLRLADQAKSGLSIATPVFDGAHESDVSEMLTRAGLHTSGQSVLYDGRTGETFDRKVTVGYMYMIKLNHLVDDKIHARSIGPYSLVTQQPLGGKAQFGGQRFGEMEVWALEAYGAAYTLQEMLTVKSDDVAGRTKVYEAIVRGDDTFEAGIPESFNVLVKEMRSLGLSVELENSKLETTDTVNPLPDAAE